The proteins below come from a single Myxosarcina sp. GI1 genomic window:
- a CDS encoding phosphoglucomutase/phosphomannomutase family protein: protein MAFTVNPIKFGTDGWRGVIAADFTFERVAMLAPLAAKVLADNYSNVASVREAYPSGNRTVIVGYDRRFMAEDFAKVAAEAITEAGFDVLLSKSYAPTPAFSWAAKSRNALGAVVMTASHNPAAYLGLKVKSAYGGSVSPEVTKQIEAVLDKPLSASKAPGKIEYFDPWESYCQELRSKVDIAGINSAISAEKVKVFADVMHGAAATGLERLLGCPIEEINSDRDPLFGGSAPEPLPKNLPDILSTIKAEAKKESDTVRVGLVFDGDSDRIAAVDGAGNFLSSQILIPILIEHLVERKRFKGEIVKTVSGSDLIPLLAKSYNRSVYETPIGYKYIAERMLEAEVTIGGEESGGIGYGTHIPERDALLSALYVLEAVVQSGESLEQIYSRLCDKVNFKAEYDRIDLPLANMDVRAKLLERLQNNAPTEVAGKKVRDCLDVDGYKFRLDENTWLLIRFSGTEPVLRLYCQASSMSEVQRVLEWAKEWANS from the coding sequence ATGGCTTTTACTGTCAATCCGATTAAATTTGGTACCGATGGCTGGCGTGGCGTAATTGCTGCTGATTTTACCTTTGAACGAGTAGCTATGTTGGCTCCTCTGGCAGCTAAAGTTTTAGCCGACAACTACAGTAACGTAGCAAGCGTTCGCGAAGCGTACCCTTCGGGTAATCGCACCGTTATTGTAGGTTACGATCGCCGTTTTATGGCTGAAGATTTTGCCAAAGTAGCAGCAGAAGCAATAACAGAAGCTGGTTTCGACGTTTTACTATCCAAATCTTACGCTCCTACCCCCGCTTTTAGCTGGGCGGCAAAAAGCCGTAATGCTTTGGGAGCAGTTGTCATGACTGCCTCGCACAACCCCGCAGCTTATTTGGGCTTAAAAGTAAAAAGTGCCTATGGTGGTTCGGTGTCGCCAGAAGTTACCAAACAAATCGAAGCGGTTTTGGATAAACCACTGTCTGCAAGTAAAGCGCCTGGAAAAATAGAATATTTCGACCCCTGGGAGAGTTACTGTCAGGAATTACGCTCTAAAGTCGATATTGCTGGCATCAATTCTGCAATTTCTGCGGAAAAAGTTAAAGTATTTGCCGATGTAATGCACGGAGCGGCAGCTACAGGATTAGAACGTCTTTTAGGATGCCCCATTGAAGAAATTAACAGCGATCGCGATCCCTTGTTTGGCGGTAGTGCGCCCGAACCCTTACCTAAAAACTTGCCCGATATACTTAGCACGATTAAAGCTGAGGCTAAAAAAGAATCAGATACTGTTAGAGTAGGCTTAGTTTTTGATGGCGACAGCGATCGCATTGCGGCAGTTGATGGAGCAGGAAATTTCCTTAGCTCGCAAATTTTGATTCCCATCTTAATCGAACATTTAGTAGAGCGTAAAAGATTTAAGGGAGAAATTGTTAAAACTGTCAGTGGTTCGGATCTAATTCCTTTGTTGGCTAAATCTTATAACCGCTCGGTCTATGAAACTCCTATCGGTTACAAATATATTGCCGAAAGAATGCTAGAAGCTGAAGTAACTATTGGCGGTGAAGAATCGGGCGGTATTGGTTATGGTACCCATATTCCCGAACGAGATGCTCTATTATCGGCTTTATATGTTTTAGAGGCAGTAGTACAGTCGGGAGAAAGTTTAGAGCAAATCTATAGTCGTCTATGTGACAAAGTTAATTTTAAAGCCGAATACGATCGCATCGATTTGCCTTTGGCAAATATGGATGTCAGAGCTAAATTACTCGAACGCTTACAAAATAATGCCCCAACTGAGGTTGCTGGTAAAAAAGTACGAGACTGTCTGGATGTAGATGGCTATAAATTTAGACTGGATGAAAACACCTGGTTGTTGATTCGCTTTAGCGGTACCGAACCAGTATTGCGTCTCTATTGTCAAGCTTCCTCAATGTCAGAAGTCCAGCGCGTTTTAGAATGGGCTAAGGAGTGGGCAAACTCTTAA
- a CDS encoding photosystem II manganese-stabilizing polypeptide gives MRYRTIIAAFLAVCLGLLTACGENPKNINRSELTYDDILNTGIANTCLQLPDSSRGSIAIDPDRTYTLRDLCLEPKEYFVKEEGNRRQEAGYIQGKLLTRYTSTLDQVRGTVESNEDGSLTFTELDGIDFQAATVQLPGGEEVPFLFTIKELVATSKSGSSSIDSSTDFEGEFSVPSYRGQVFLDPKGRSLASGYDNAVALPARADDEEFTRANVKEFVSRKGRMSLNVTKVDTETGEIAGVFESEQPSATDLGAEEPEEVKVRGIFYGRVEPKV, from the coding sequence ATGCGGTATCGTACTATAATTGCTGCTTTTCTAGCAGTTTGTTTGGGTTTGCTTACAGCCTGTGGCGAAAACCCTAAAAATATTAACAGAAGCGAACTAACATACGATGACATTTTAAATACTGGAATTGCTAATACCTGTCTGCAACTGCCAGATAGCAGTCGCGGTTCGATCGCTATCGATCCAGATCGAACTTATACCTTACGCGATTTATGTTTAGAACCTAAAGAATATTTTGTTAAGGAAGAAGGAAACAGAAGACAAGAAGCCGGGTATATTCAAGGTAAGTTATTAACTAGATATACTTCTACTCTAGACCAGGTTCGCGGTACGGTTGAATCGAACGAAGACGGAAGTTTGACTTTTACCGAACTTGACGGCATTGATTTCCAAGCTGCTACCGTTCAGCTTCCTGGAGGTGAAGAAGTACCTTTTCTGTTTACAATTAAAGAGCTAGTAGCTACTTCTAAATCTGGTTCTAGTTCGATCGACTCTTCTACTGATTTTGAAGGAGAATTTAGTGTTCCTTCCTATCGCGGTCAAGTTTTTCTCGATCCTAAAGGACGCAGTTTGGCTAGTGGTTATGATAATGCCGTAGCTCTACCTGCAAGAGCCGACGATGAAGAGTTTACTCGGGCTAACGTCAAAGAGTTTGTATCTCGTAAAGGTCGTATGTCTCTTAACGTTACCAAAGTAGATACCGAAACTGGTGAGATTGCTGGCGTTTTTGAAAGCGAGCAGCCTTCTGCTACCGACTTGGGTGCAGAAGAACCAGAAGAAGTTAAAGTTCGCGGTATTTTCTACGGAAGAGTCGAACCTAAAGTATAA
- a CDS encoding heme-copper oxidase subunit III — protein sequence MQGSALDNQSQIAIDSHQEAAGHHGHPDHRMFGIYVFLVSDSMTFLGFFAALLIYRATMPVWPPEGMPELELLVPIINTSILVASSFVMHRGQTALKNNDVKGLQVWFGLTALMGAIFLGGQAFEYFNAEFGLTTNLFASCFYVLTGFHGLHVTVGVLLILSVLWRSRQEGHYSSSDHFGVEAAEIYWHFVDVIWLVLFVLVYLIN from the coding sequence ATGCAAGGTTCAGCTTTAGACAATCAATCTCAAATCGCGATCGATTCTCATCAGGAAGCAGCGGGTCATCACGGACATCCAGACCATAGAATGTTTGGTATTTATGTTTTTTTGGTATCCGACAGCATGACTTTTCTCGGCTTTTTCGCTGCGCTATTAATTTATCGCGCTACGATGCCCGTCTGGCCTCCAGAAGGAATGCCCGAGTTGGAACTTTTAGTACCAATTATTAATACTTCAATTCTGGTAGCTAGTAGTTTTGTAATGCACCGAGGACAAACCGCACTTAAAAATAATGATGTTAAAGGTTTACAGGTGTGGTTCGGACTAACGGCGTTAATGGGTGCTATTTTTTTGGGGGGACAAGCTTTTGAATACTTCAATGCTGAGTTTGGCTTGACAACCAACCTATTTGCCAGTTGTTTTTATGTGTTAACTGGATTTCACGGTCTGCACGTTACGGTAGGGGTATTGTTAATCTTATCCGTGCTGTGGCGATCGCGCCAAGAAGGTCACTATTCTAGTAGCGATCATTTTGGTGTAGAAGCCGCTGAGATTTACTGGCACTTTGTTGATGTAATTTGGTTGGTACTGTTTGTGTTGGTATATTTAATTAACTAA
- the ctaD gene encoding cytochrome c oxidase subunit I has product MSTTAEANTTATENGQSVHPQRKWQDYFGFSTDHKVIGIQYLVTAFFFYFIGGALAEVMRTELSTPDPDFVQPEFYNQLLTMHGTIMLFLWIIPAGAGFANYLIPLMIGAEDMAFPRLNAVAFWMIPPAGILLMSSFYNGAPQAGWTSYPPLSLVSGKSGEEIWILSLLLLGASSIFGAINFLTTILLMRMPEMDIHSMPLFCWSMLATSGLILLGTPVLAAALILLSFDLIAGTAFFNPSGGGDPIVYQHMFWFYSHPAVYIMILPFFGVISEVLPVHARKPIFGYRAIAYSSLAISFLGLIVWAHHMFSSGTPGWLRMFFMATTMIIAVPTGIKVFSWCATLWGGKLDLNSALLFGVGFLSSFLIGGLSGVMVASVPFDIHVHDTYFIVAHFHYVLFGGSVFGLFAAVYHWFPKMTGRMVNETWGRLHFAMTFIGFNITFLPMHQLGLQGMNRRIALYDPQFQTLNMVCTIGSYILALSTFPFIINVVWSLLKGKKASRNPWRALTLEWQTSSPPIIENFEEEPVLWAGPYEYGIDEESIDGDEDLDEMLAAVSSEGQ; this is encoded by the coding sequence ATGAGTACCACAGCAGAAGCAAATACCACTGCAACCGAGAATGGACAAAGCGTCCATCCTCAAAGAAAATGGCAAGATTACTTTGGCTTTAGCACCGATCACAAAGTAATTGGCATTCAATATTTAGTTACCGCTTTTTTCTTCTACTTCATCGGTGGCGCGTTAGCTGAAGTAATGCGTACCGAACTTTCTACCCCCGATCCCGATTTCGTGCAGCCTGAGTTTTACAATCAGCTTTTGACCATGCACGGAACGATTATGCTATTTCTATGGATCATTCCTGCAGGGGCAGGTTTTGCCAACTACCTAATCCCCTTGATGATTGGGGCAGAAGACATGGCATTTCCCCGTCTCAATGCCGTGGCATTTTGGATGATTCCTCCTGCTGGAATTCTCTTAATGAGTAGTTTCTATAACGGCGCACCGCAAGCGGGCTGGACTTCTTATCCGCCCTTGAGCTTAGTTAGCGGTAAATCGGGAGAAGAAATTTGGATACTAAGTCTTTTACTTCTGGGAGCATCCTCAATTTTTGGGGCGATAAACTTTTTGACTACCATTTTGCTGATGCGGATGCCCGAAATGGATATCCACAGTATGCCTCTGTTTTGTTGGTCGATGTTGGCTACTTCGGGGTTGATCTTGCTCGGTACCCCCGTTTTGGCAGCCGCTTTAATCTTGCTTTCTTTCGATCTGATTGCAGGAACGGCATTCTTTAACCCTTCGGGAGGAGGCGATCCCATTGTCTACCAGCATATGTTCTGGTTCTATTCCCACCCGGCGGTATACATTATGATTTTGCCCTTTTTCGGCGTAATTTCTGAAGTATTACCCGTCCACGCTCGCAAACCGATTTTTGGCTATAGAGCGATCGCCTATTCGAGTTTGGCAATCAGTTTTCTGGGCTTAATTGTCTGGGCGCATCACATGTTTTCTAGCGGTACTCCTGGCTGGCTGCGGATGTTTTTTATGGCAACCACGATGATTATTGCCGTACCGACTGGGATCAAAGTATTTAGCTGGTGTGCTACTCTCTGGGGCGGCAAACTCGACCTTAACAGTGCCTTGCTATTTGGTGTCGGTTTTCTTTCTTCTTTCCTCATCGGGGGCTTAAGTGGCGTAATGGTAGCTTCGGTACCGTTTGATATTCACGTCCACGATACTTACTTTATCGTCGCTCACTTCCACTATGTTTTGTTTGGTGGTTCGGTATTTGGCTTATTTGCCGCAGTATATCACTGGTTTCCCAAGATGACTGGACGTATGGTCAATGAAACCTGGGGTCGTCTTCATTTTGCGATGACTTTTATTGGTTTTAATATTACCTTTTTACCCATGCACCAGTTGGGCTTGCAGGGAATGAACCGCCGTATTGCCCTTTACGATCCCCAGTTCCAAACTTTAAACATGGTTTGTACTATTGGCTCGTATATTTTGGCTCTTTCTACTTTTCCTTTTATTATTAACGTAGTTTGGAGTTTGCTTAAAGGCAAAAAAGCTAGCCGCAATCCCTGGCGTGCCTTAACTTTAGAATGGCAAACCAGTTCTCCTCCAATCATCGAAAACTTTGAAGAAGAACCAGTATTGTGGGCTGGACCTTATGAATATGGTATCGATGAAGAAAGTATCGACGGTGACGAAGATTTAGACGAGATGCTAGCAGCAGTAAGTTCCGAAGGGCAGTAA
- a CDS encoding cytochrome c oxidase subunit II gives MNIPSNIITLIAGIAMTLISLWYGQNHGLLPIAASAEADDVDGLFNLMMTIATGLFLLVEGVLVYSLVKFRKRKGDTTDGPSIEGNVPLEILWTAIPTVIVLILSIYSFEVYNTMGGLDPMVANDPGPQKLAHSHGHHQQLVALNPDKDIALGLGATPDSPQEGTPLQINVNGIQYAWIFTYGDSGVVSGEMHVPVDRPIELNMTAGDVIHAFWLPEFRIKQDVIPGRETKLIFTPSKVGKYPIVCAELCGAYHGGMKTQLYVETEAEYQEWVQQNTYAANDDEKSLAVNPSQQSDEEFLTRYATEVGVAVDTLAQLR, from the coding sequence GTGAATATTCCTAGCAATATCATTACCCTCATAGCAGGGATCGCTATGACCCTAATTAGTTTGTGGTATGGTCAAAACCACGGACTGCTGCCTATTGCTGCTTCTGCGGAGGCAGACGATGTAGACGGACTCTTCAATTTAATGATGACCATTGCCACGGGTTTATTTTTACTAGTAGAAGGAGTATTAGTTTACTCACTTGTTAAGTTTCGCAAGCGTAAAGGAGATACAACCGACGGACCGTCTATAGAAGGCAACGTTCCTTTAGAAATACTCTGGACCGCTATCCCTACAGTTATTGTATTAATCTTATCTATCTATAGCTTTGAAGTTTACAATACTATGGGTGGGCTAGATCCTATGGTTGCTAACGATCCAGGACCGCAAAAGCTCGCTCATAGTCACGGACACCATCAGCAGTTAGTTGCGTTAAACCCCGACAAAGATATCGCTTTGGGTTTGGGCGCAACTCCCGATAGTCCTCAAGAGGGAACACCTTTACAAATCAACGTTAATGGTATCCAGTACGCTTGGATTTTTACTTATGGAGATAGTGGCGTAGTTTCGGGAGAGATGCACGTTCCTGTAGATCGACCCATAGAATTGAATATGACTGCTGGTGACGTTATTCATGCTTTTTGGCTCCCAGAATTTCGGATCAAGCAAGATGTAATTCCTGGTAGAGAAACTAAATTAATTTTTACTCCCAGTAAAGTGGGCAAATACCCTATTGTCTGTGCCGAACTGTGCGGGGCATATCATGGTGGGATGAAAACCCAGCTATATGTTGAAACCGAAGCAGAATACCAAGAATGGGTTCAGCAAAATACTTATGCAGCCAACGATGACGAAAAATCTTTAGCGGTTAACCCCAGCCAGCAATCTGATGAAGAGTTTTTAACTCGCTACGCTACTGAAGTTGGTGTGGCGGTAGATACACTAGCTCAATTAAGATAA
- a CDS encoding heme A synthase, with amino-acid sequence MTESVFKPQIHQQQEARDTFSPVVLIRRLVWKMAFATLLLMAVGSATRVMNAGLACPDWPLCYGQLIPTQQMNLQVFLEWFHRLDAALIGISAIAFVGLSCWYRKVLPNWLPGAAIFALFLIVFQGVLGGLTVTQLLRFDIVTAHLGMALLFFSTLVIIATALIPHKGTQAAGKLSWIGLTAAILVYLQSILGGLVASRWALHQCFAGFQLCNVMNGHILGVLPPTAATIALVWFAWRTPGLHATLRKLANAAAALVTLQILLGIATFKLHLQVEPLTVTHQAVGASLLGVCIAFTVLSLRDRTRQTASSMNN; translated from the coding sequence ATGACCGAATCAGTTTTCAAACCACAGATTCATCAACAGCAAGAAGCTAGAGACACATTTTCACCTGTAGTATTAATTCGTCGCCTGGTTTGGAAAATGGCGTTTGCCACTCTATTATTAATGGCGGTTGGCAGTGCCACAAGAGTGATGAATGCAGGTTTAGCCTGCCCAGATTGGCCGCTGTGTTACGGTCAACTCATACCGACCCAACAAATGAATCTTCAAGTGTTTTTAGAGTGGTTTCATCGTTTGGATGCGGCTTTGATTGGGATTAGTGCGATCGCTTTTGTGGGTTTATCCTGTTGGTATCGAAAAGTTTTGCCAAATTGGTTGCCAGGAGCGGCAATTTTTGCCTTATTCCTCATTGTTTTTCAAGGAGTCTTGGGAGGACTAACGGTAACTCAACTATTGCGCTTCGATATTGTTACTGCCCATTTAGGTATGGCACTGCTATTTTTTAGCACTCTAGTAATTATTGCTACTGCCCTGATACCTCACAAAGGAACCCAGGCAGCAGGCAAATTAAGCTGGATTGGTTTGACAGCAGCAATTTTAGTTTATTTACAAAGTATTCTAGGTGGTTTAGTAGCTTCTCGTTGGGCTTTGCATCAGTGTTTTGCTGGTTTTCAGCTTTGTAACGTCATGAACGGTCATATTTTAGGCGTATTACCACCTACAGCAGCAACAATAGCTTTAGTTTGGTTCGCCTGGCGGACACCAGGATTGCACGCTACCTTAAGAAAGTTGGCTAATGCTGCTGCGGCATTAGTGACATTGCAAATTCTTCTCGGTATTGCTACATTTAAGCTTCATTTACAAGTAGAACCGCTAACCGTGACCCATCAAGCTGTAGGAGCCAGCTTACTAGGTGTATGTATTGCTTTTACCGTTTTATCACTGCGCGATCGCACCAGACAAACCGCTTCATCAATGAACAATTAG
- a CDS encoding heme o synthase, which yields MLGTGIVRNQNWLQVVNSYYQLTKPRIIPLLLITTAASMWIASAGRVDPILLLVTLIGGTLAAASAQVLNCIYDRDIDYTMTRTRKRPIPSGRVQPLHALIFALVLGTLSFVLLAFWANLLAALLAMSGIVVYMLIYTHWLKRHTTQNIVIGGAAGSIPPLVGWAAVTGEIGLTPLLLFAVIFLWTPPHFWALALMIKDDYAEVEVPMLPVVKGEIVTANQIWFYTLLVVPFTFLFVYPLHQLGVVYGAISLYLGYVFIRKAWQLKQLPQDKQLARSLFKYSIFYMMLLCTGMVADRLLYVVW from the coding sequence ATGCTCGGGACAGGTATCGTCCGCAATCAAAATTGGCTTCAAGTTGTCAACAGCTACTATCAATTGACCAAACCGCGTATCATTCCCTTACTGCTAATTACGACCGCAGCCTCGATGTGGATCGCTTCGGCAGGAAGAGTAGACCCGATTTTGTTGTTAGTTACTCTTATAGGGGGAACTCTCGCCGCCGCTTCGGCGCAGGTACTCAACTGTATTTACGACCGCGACATCGACTACACGATGACCAGGACTCGCAAACGTCCCATTCCTTCTGGGAGAGTCCAGCCTTTACATGCTTTGATTTTTGCCTTAGTTTTGGGAACTTTGTCCTTCGTACTGCTGGCATTTTGGGCTAACTTGCTGGCAGCTTTATTAGCTATGTCTGGCATTGTAGTTTATATGCTGATTTATACACACTGGTTAAAACGCCATACAACTCAAAACATAGTTATTGGTGGTGCGGCAGGTTCGATTCCGCCTTTGGTAGGTTGGGCGGCAGTTACAGGAGAGATCGGCTTGACTCCCTTGCTACTATTTGCAGTTATTTTTCTTTGGACTCCTCCCCATTTCTGGGCTTTAGCATTGATGATTAAAGATGACTATGCAGAAGTAGAAGTCCCTATGCTGCCAGTAGTAAAAGGAGAAATAGTTACGGCAAACCAAATCTGGTTCTATACTTTGCTGGTAGTTCCCTTTACTTTTTTATTCGTCTATCCCCTGCATCAGTTAGGAGTAGTTTATGGGGCGATCTCGCTTTATTTAGGATATGTCTTTATTCGCAAAGCTTGGCAACTCAAACAACTACCGCAAGATAAACAACTGGCTCGTTCTCTGTTTAAATACTCAATTTTCTATATGATGTTGCTATGTACGGGAATGGTTGCCGATCGCTTACTATACGTAGTTTGGTAG
- the petE gene encoding plastocyanin, giving the protein MTKKLSLILSIVVIAIASFCFNVNPAAADTHEVKMGTDTGQLKFQPETVTVSEGDTVKWVNNKMAPHNVVFSDDQVKSHKQLAFSPGDSFETTFKEAGEYSYYCEPHRGAGMVGKVIVQ; this is encoded by the coding sequence ATGACTAAGAAACTAAGTTTAATATTGTCCATCGTTGTCATAGCGATCGCTAGTTTTTGCTTTAACGTCAACCCCGCAGCGGCAGACACTCATGAAGTTAAAATGGGTACCGATACGGGTCAGTTAAAATTTCAACCTGAAACAGTAACTGTTAGTGAAGGTGACACTGTTAAGTGGGTCAACAACAAAATGGCTCCTCATAACGTTGTTTTTTCTGACGATCAAGTAAAATCTCACAAACAGCTAGCATTTTCTCCTGGAGATTCTTTTGAAACCACTTTCAAAGAAGCTGGAGAATATTCTTATTACTGCGAACCCCATCGTGGTGCTGGAATGGTAGGTAAAGTTATCGTTCAATAG
- the petJ gene encoding cytochrome c6 PetJ: MLRKLISLAAVLLITAVFTFATPALAGDAANGAKVFSANCAACHAGGKNAIQGNKTLQKDALEKYGMDSLEAITNQIYNGKNAMPAFKGRLKDQQIEDVATYVLSQAEKGW, encoded by the coding sequence ATGTTGCGTAAACTAATATCATTAGCTGCCGTATTGCTAATAACTGCTGTATTTACATTTGCTACTCCCGCTTTAGCAGGTGATGCTGCTAATGGTGCCAAAGTATTTAGTGCTAACTGCGCGGCGTGTCATGCTGGCGGTAAAAATGCCATTCAAGGAAATAAAACCTTGCAAAAAGATGCTTTAGAAAAATATGGCATGGACTCTTTAGAAGCTATTACCAACCAGATTTACAACGGTAAAAATGCTATGCCAGCTTTTAAAGGGCGTTTAAAAGACCAGCAAATAGAAGATGTAGCTACTTACGTCCTTTCGCAAGCTGAAAAGGGTTGGTAA
- a CDS encoding TIGR04376 family protein: protein MGLFDDLDRFLEEQLDEFLRKNPHLEFQALEEQLKEQERDAQKIITELQLEEKSLQDEILAIARDIQTWHSRVSKAQTANRPDLAKAAQEREAALLRQGNQVWGQMQGVKNRIVQAQELLQQVKAKRQEVATQSSQAKAERYTTNDSSYTVGWDRGANNYSRSSDPLEAEFQKWELDAELEEMKKNLNS from the coding sequence ATGGGTTTATTTGACGATCTCGATCGCTTTCTCGAAGAACAACTGGATGAATTTTTACGCAAAAATCCTCATTTAGAATTTCAAGCACTAGAGGAACAGTTAAAAGAACAGGAACGAGACGCTCAAAAAATTATTACCGAGTTGCAGCTAGAAGAAAAAAGTTTGCAAGACGAAATTTTAGCGATCGCCCGAGATATTCAAACCTGGCATAGCAGAGTCAGCAAGGCTCAAACTGCCAATCGTCCCGATTTAGCTAAAGCCGCCCAAGAAAGAGAAGCAGCACTATTGCGACAGGGCAATCAAGTTTGGGGACAGATGCAGGGTGTTAAAAACCGCATCGTTCAGGCACAAGAATTGCTCCAGCAAGTCAAAGCCAAACGTCAGGAAGTAGCCACTCAGTCGTCTCAAGCAAAGGCAGAACGATATACAACTAATGACAGCAGCTACACCGTTGGTTGGGATCGAGGTGCAAACAACTATAGTCGCTCTAGCGATCCTTTAGAAGCAGAGTTTCAAAAATGGGAGTTAGATGCAGAACTAGAGGAAATGAAAAAAAACCTCAACAGTTAA
- a CDS encoding photosystem II protein, Psb35-related, whose protein sequence is MTTLLIAVFAMGWVAAAVIGTQAYFRGEQTKPIHERNLKSESFERLARTFTGSEIDYAERIPVVAMDTYTSRNLPKK, encoded by the coding sequence ATGACTACATTACTAATTGCTGTATTTGCAATGGGCTGGGTAGCTGCAGCAGTTATTGGTACTCAAGCTTATTTTAGAGGCGAACAAACCAAACCAATCCACGAACGCAATCTAAAGTCTGAGTCTTTTGAACGGCTGGCAAGAACATTTACTGGTAGCGAAATCGATTATGCCGAACGTATTCCTGTAGTTGCTATGGATACTTATACCAGTCGCAATCTTCCTAAAAAATAA
- a CDS encoding heme oxygenase (biliverdin-producing) → MSVNLATMLREGTKKSHTMAENVGFVKCFLKGVVEKKSYRKLVSNFYFVYSAMEEEMTRLKDHPVISKIYYPELNRKESLEKDLYFYFGSDWKEKIELSSAGKDYVNRIREIAKSEPELLVGHSYTRYLGDLSGGQILKKISQSAMNLSDGEGTAFYEFENISDEKAFKNEYRQSLNELPVDMATAERIVDEANDAFGKNMEMFQELEGNLIKAIGMMLFNTLTRRRSRGSTELVTAEQ, encoded by the coding sequence ATGAGTGTAAATTTAGCCACAATGTTGCGTGAGGGGACGAAAAAGTCTCACACAATGGCAGAAAATGTCGGCTTTGTCAAATGTTTTCTCAAAGGTGTAGTCGAAAAAAAATCTTATCGCAAATTGGTAAGCAACTTTTATTTTGTTTACTCGGCAATGGAAGAAGAAATGACAAGATTAAAAGATCATCCTGTTATTTCCAAAATTTACTATCCAGAACTCAACCGCAAAGAAAGTCTAGAAAAAGATCTTTATTTTTACTTTGGTTCTGACTGGAAAGAAAAAATCGAGCTTTCTTCCGCGGGAAAAGACTATGTAAATCGTATTAGAGAAATAGCAAAATCCGAACCAGAATTACTTGTCGGTCATTCATATACTCGTTATTTAGGAGATCTTTCTGGCGGACAAATTCTCAAAAAGATTTCACAAAGTGCGATGAATCTCAGCGATGGCGAAGGAACCGCTTTTTATGAGTTTGAAAATATTTCAGATGAAAAAGCCTTTAAAAATGAATACCGCCAATCCTTAAACGAGTTACCTGTAGATATGGCAACTGCCGAACGGATTGTTGATGAAGCAAATGATGCTTTTGGCAAAAATATGGAAATGTTTCAAGAGCTAGAAGGTAATTTGATTAAAGCAATTGGTATGATGCTGTTTAATACTTTGACTCGCCGTCGTTCTCGCGGTAGCACTGAATTGGTTACTGCCGAACAGTAA
- a CDS encoding response regulator transcription factor: protein MPRILVIDDDPAIAELVSINLEMAGYDVNQAEDGIKGQALAVQLQPDLVMLDLMLPKVDGFTVCQRLRRDNRTSDIPVLMLTALGQTQDKVEGFNAGADDYLTKPFEVEEMLARVRALLRRADRIPQAAKHSEILNYGPLTLIPERFEAIWFQRTVKLTHLEFELLHCLLQRHGQTVAPPEILKEVWGYDPDDDIETIRVHIRHLRTKLEPDPRHPSYIKTVYGAGYCLELPSSEEMSAEPDRASA, encoded by the coding sequence ATGCCAAGAATACTTGTAATTGATGACGACCCCGCAATAGCAGAACTGGTTTCAATTAATTTAGAGATGGCTGGATATGATGTCAATCAAGCAGAAGATGGTATAAAAGGGCAAGCTTTAGCAGTACAGCTACAACCAGATCTGGTCATGCTAGATTTAATGCTTCCTAAAGTTGATGGATTTACCGTCTGTCAGCGGTTGCGTCGAGATAACCGCACTTCTGATATTCCAGTTTTAATGTTAACTGCACTAGGGCAAACTCAAGACAAAGTAGAAGGTTTTAATGCTGGCGCAGATGATTATCTAACCAAGCCATTTGAAGTAGAAGAAATGTTGGCTAGAGTAAGAGCATTACTGCGACGAGCCGATCGCATACCTCAAGCAGCCAAACATTCTGAAATTCTCAACTATGGTCCTTTAACTCTGATACCAGAACGGTTTGAAGCAATTTGGTTTCAACGTACCGTCAAGCTAACTCATTTAGAATTCGAGCTATTGCATTGTTTGCTCCAGCGTCACGGACAAACAGTCGCGCCCCCTGAAATTCTTAAAGAAGTATGGGGTTACGATCCCGATGACGATATCGAAACTATTCGCGTTCATATTCGTCATTTACGCACTAAGCTAGAGCCAGACCCCAGACACCCCAGCTATATTAAAACGGTGTATGGTGCTGGTTACTGTTTGGAGTTACCTAGTAGTGAAGAAATGTCTGCCGAACCAGATAGAGCTTCAGCATAG